A single region of the Sorghum bicolor cultivar BTx623 chromosome 9, Sorghum_bicolor_NCBIv3, whole genome shotgun sequence genome encodes:
- the LOC8077900 gene encoding caffeoylshikimate esterase: protein MMDVVYHEEYVRNPRGVQLFTCGWLPPASSSPPKALVFLCHGYGMECSDFMRACGIKLATAGYGVFGIDYEGHGKSMGARCYIQKFENLVADCDRFFKSICDMEEYRNKSRFLYGESMGGAVALLLHRKDPTFWDGAVLVAPMCKISEKVKPHPVVVTLLTQVEEIIPKWKIVPTKDVIDSAFKDPVKREKIRKNKLIYQDKPRLKTALELLRTSMDVEDSLSEVTMPFFILHGEADTVTDPEVSRALYERAASTDKTIKLYPGMWHGLTAGEPDENVELVFSDIVSWLDKRSRHWEQDERARTPPEPENKHRQAATTKITRVTSSSGGTESQRRGSCLCGLGGRPHQQQCRM from the exons ATGATGGACGTGGTCTACCATGAG GAGTACGTGAGGAACCCGAGGGGCGTGCAGCTCTTCACCTGCGGCTGGCTGCCGCCGGCGTCCTCCTCCCCACCCAAAGCGCTCGTCTTCCTCTGCCATG GCTACGGGATGGAGTGCAGCGACTTCATGAGAG CATGTGGGATCAAGTTGGCCACAGCAGGGTATGGTGTGTTTGGCATCGATTATGAGGGCCACGGCAAGTCCATGGGCGCCAGGTGCTACATCCAGAAGTTTGAAAACCTCGTGGCTGACTGCGACAGGTTCTTCAAGTCCATCTGTG ATATGGAGGAATACAGAAATAAAAGCCGGTTTCTGTACGGCGAGTCGATGGGGGGAGCCGTGGCTCTACTACTGCACAGGAAGGATCCGACCTTCTGGGATGGTGCAGTTCTTGTGGCGCCAATGTGCAAG ATTTCAGAGAAAGTGAAACCGCACCCGGTGGTGGTCACCCTCCTGACTCAAGTGGAGGAGATCATCCCAAAGTGGAAGATCGTCCCCACCAAAGACGTCATCGACTCGGCATTCAAGGACCCCGTCAAGCGCGAAAAG ATCAGGAAGAACAAGCTCATCTACCAGGACAAGCCCCGGCTGAAGACAGCTCTGGAGCTGCTCAGGACCAGCATGGATGTGGAAGATAGCCTGTCAGAG GTGACGATGCCATTCTTCATCCTGCACGGCGAGGCCGACACGGTGACCGACCCGGAGGTCAGCCGCGCCCTCTACGAGCGCGCCGCCAGCACCGACAAGACCATCAAGCTGTACCCTGGGATGTGGCAcggcctcaccgccggcgagcctGACGAGAACGTGGAGCTGGTGTTCTCCGACATCGTCTCGTGGCTCGACAAGCGCAGTCGCCACTGGGAGCAAGACGAGCGGGCAAGGACTCCACCGGAGCCTGAGAACAAGCACCGCCAGGCGGCGACCACCAAAATCACACGCGTTACCAGCAGCAGTGGCGGCACCGAGAGTCAGCGGCGCGGCAGCTGCCTCTGCGGACTAGGCGGTCGACCACACCAGCAACAGTGTAGGATGTAG
- the LOC8061923 gene encoding UDP-glucuronic acid decarboxylase 4, with product MASELTYRGGGPSAAASAGAGGYSPKPSKPLAWLPRAARYAVAENRPLFALAGMLIAAAVISIASPSASSTSTTGSAAAVSSYSNNNNNNPLARFSVEPAHHRDVATRHFVGGKVPLGLKRKALRVLVTGGAGFVGSHLVDRLLERGDSVIVVDNFFTGRKDNVLHHLNDPNFEMIRHDVVEPILLEVDQIYHLACPASPVHYKYNPIKTIKTNVVGTLNMLGLAKRINAKFLLTSTSEVYGDPLQHPQVETYWGNVNPIGVRSCYDEGKRTAETLTMDYHRGANLEVRIARIFNTYGPRMCIDDGRVVSNFVAQALRKEPLTVYGDGKQTRSFQYVSDLVEGLMKLMEGDHVGPFNLGNPGEFTMLELAKVVQDTIDPNAQIEFRQNTQDDPHKRKPDISRAKELLGWEPKIPLREGLPLMVSDFRKRIFGDQDAAATTGNQQG from the exons ATGGCGTCCGAGCTCACCTACCGCGGAGGCGGGCCGTCCGCGGccgccagcgccggcgccgggggATACTCCCCGAAGCCGTCCAAGCCGCTGGCCTGGCTGCCCCGCGCCGCCCGCTACGCCGTCGCCGAGAACCGCCCGCTCTTCGCGCTCGCCGGGATGctcatcgccgccgccgtcatctCCATCGCCTCCCCGTCCGCCTCTTCCACCtccaccaccggctccgccgccgccgtctcgtCCTactccaacaacaacaacaacaacccgCTCGCCCGCTTCTCCGTCGAGCCCGCCCACCACCGCGACGTGGCCACGCGCCACTTCGTCGGCGGCAAGGTGCCGCTCGGCCTCAAGCGGAAGGCGCTCCGCGTCCTCGTCACCGGCGGCGCCGGCTTCGTCGGCAGCCACCTGGTGGACCGCCTCCTCGAGCGCGGCGACAGCGTCATCGTCGTCGACAACTTCTTCACCGGCCGCAAGGACAACGTCCTGCACCACCTCAACGACCCGAACTTCGAGATGATCCGGCACGACGTCGTCGAGCCCATCCTGCTCGAGGTCGACCAGATCTACCACCTCGCCTGCCCGGCGTCCCCCGTCCACTACAAATACAACCCCATCAAGACAATC AAGACCAATGTGGTTGGCACTCTGAACATGCTCGGATTGGCAAAGAGGATCAACGCCAAGTTCCTCCTCACCAGTACCAGTGAGGTCTATGGTGATCCCCTCCAGCACCCACAGGTGGAGACTTACTGGGGCAATGTCAATCCCATCG GTGTCAGGAGTTGTTACGATGAGGGCAAGCGTACAGCTGAAACGTTGACCATGGATTACCACCGTGGTGCCAACCTTGAG GTTAGGATCGCACGTATCTTCAACACATATGGCCCTCGCATGTGCATTGACGATGGCCGTGTTGTCAGTAACTTTGTTGCTCAG GCTCTGAGGAAGGAGCCCTTGACGGTTTATGGTGATGgaaagcaaaccaggagtttccAATATGTTTCTGATCTG GTTGAGggtctgatgaagctgatggaAGGCGACCATGTAGGACCATTCAACCTGGGTAACCCCGGCGAGTTCACCATGCTTGAGCTTGCCAAGGTTGTCCAGGACACCATCGACCCCAATGCACAGATCGAGTTCCGTCAGAACACCCAGGACGACCCACACAAGCGCAAGCCCGACATCAGCCGTGCCAAGGAGCTCCTTGGGTGGGAGCCGAAGATCCCCCTCCGCGAGGGCCTTCCCCTCATGGTCAGTGACTTCCGCAAGCGCATCTTTGGCGACCAagacgccgccgccaccactggAAACCAGCAAGGTTAG